The genomic window GGAGTCCTGCAGGCTGCAAGTTCAAGATCAGGTGTTACAGGGCTGGCTCCTCCTGAGGCCTCaatcctcagcttgcagacgcctcttctccctgtgtcctcacggtcgtccctctgtgtgtctgtgtcctcatctcttaataaggacaccagtcctgtgGGATTAGGGCCCACCTCAGCGACCTCATTTTACCCTAATGACCTCTTTAACGGCCCTATCCCCAgacacagtcacattctgaggtacggAGTTAGGACCTCAGCATAGTAATGGGGTGCAGCATAGTAATGAGGTGGGCCATGACACTTACTAAAGCTGTTCACAGCTGCCACTGCCCACGGACTCAGGAACACTCTCCCTGTGTGACACACAAAGCGTCTGGTGGAGATGCTGGCTCCCTGACCACCACAGAGCTCAGGTGACCGTCTTCCTTGTCACTTTTAGCACCCTGAACATGCACTCCTAGcacacagcctcaacctctgccAGAGTGTGGGCTGCCAGGGACACAGGTGTTCCAAACTCTTTTCTATCCCTGTCTGCGTCTGGCAGAGCATCTTTACCACTGAGCTCagtaaatatcttttttaaaaaaataaaatacctacagattttttttttgagatggagtttcactcttgccacccaggctggagtgcaatggctcaatcttggctcactacaacctctacctcccaggttcaagcgattctcctgtctcagcctcctgagtagctgggattacaggcatgcgccaccacacccagctacttttttgtatttttagtagagatggggtttcaccatgttagcaagtctggctggtctcaaactcctgacctcaggtgatccgcctgcctcggcctcccaaagtgctgggattacaggcatgagctaccacaacCAATACCTATAGCTTTTTAACAAAAGGAACTGAATATCTCATTTTGAAACCATAATAGTAAGACGTGGCTTTGGCTGGATTCCTCTAGCTCACCTGTGTCGAATCACACACCAGACAGACTGAGACAATAGGCAAGGTTGACCACAAGCCACACATATCCCAGCGTGGAAAAACACAGTGACTTCTCAGTGAGTGGCCtggcatttattttttcctttgtgtgaACTACTTTTCCCTTTTATGAATGTTTTTTCTCAACTAGAGTCTCtctccattaaaaatattcattctatGTCAAATGTATTTTCACATTGTCTACAATACATAGATAATAACATTACTGTGTATTAACATTAAGTAATTATCCTTTTATTCTTTATCCTACATTAGCCAAATAAGATGGCTCAAAATggcaaaaagaaacatttatttgggAAGGATGTAAATTTGTATGTCTCTAAAAAATGGAAGGTTTTAAGACTTCCCtcatttataagaaattgccGTGATTCATTTATTCGTCATAAACCTAATGGCATAATTCATAATTTCCTCTGGGAATCATGTGCGACCTTGACGTATTGGATCTGTGGAGGAGGAGAAAATGCAAGATCCCAGCTGTATTCTGGTGATAACAGCTTGGTGGGTTTATTGAGGTAAAAATACTTGTTAAGGTGCTTTTCATAGGTGCTATTGAGTCCATTTTTGATGTCATGAATAACTCCGTTCAGATATTCTTTGATGAAGTCTAAAATATTATGGGGTGTGCCACCAACCATCAAGCTGCCATAATAGAAATCCCCCTGTCCAAACGGGATGCAAGCTGCTGAGGTCGGCCTCCTCTCGTAAGGGAAGTTCTTGGTGTTTCTGAAATACCACCAGGCGTGGAGCTGGGCCACCAACGGGCCCAGGGTCTCCACCCCGAACTCGTTCTGGAAGACCTGGTTGGCAGCCATGCTGAAGAGCAAGTCCACCTCATCCTGGATGTGACTGGTGATGTGTTCACCCAGGCTCTTCACATGCACCAGGGGGCCGTCGAGCCACCACCTCTCGGTGGCCACTTTAAATAATTTGAACGTTCGAAGAGGACTGGGCTCTATGTCAGGCAGCTTGAAGAAGGCGTCCACCATGATGTAGAAGATCACTCGGTAGCCTGTCATGAAGTGCTTATTTGCGGAGTGTAGGAACGGCCTCAGGTACTCCTCTGCAAACCTAGGAAACACACACTGGGAAAGAaacttacttttctcttttttcttttctttttttttttttttttttgagatggagtctcgctctgatgcccaggctggagtgcagtggcgtgatcttggctcactgcaacctccacctcccgggttcaagcaattctcctgcctcagcctcccaagtagctgggattacaggtgcgcgccaccacgcccgggtaattttttttttgtatttttagtagagatggtgtttcaccatgttggccaggctggtcttgaactcctgacctcaggtgatccacccacctcggcctcccaaagtgctgggattacaggcataagacaccgtgcccggccgacacTTACTTTTCTAAACATGATCAGGAGAAGAGGTGGCTGAATGCACTAACATGGGTGTCTCTGATGCTAAGGAACTCGGGATGTACAAGCGTGGAGGAGTCGGGCCCACAGCTTCAGCTGAGTTGGTGAGTGGGAAGGAAATGTCCTGACCCGGAGGGCCTGAGAAAAGCCACCATGTTTTGGAATGGCTGTTGTGAAGAAAGGGAGCAGGAGCTAAATGGGTATGAGTCAAAAGGTTCCCACTGGTGTTAACGACTTGGCCATCGACAGAGAAAGCCAGCACACCTTTGTACAGGACAGCCAGAAATGGAAGGAAATCATGTCTACAGTAGACCATCTCCAAGACAAAGGGCCTTAAATCGGcttaggtcagcaaactacaaAAGAAACAGGATATACTAGGCCCCCACTTAAATAGCCAATGCCTGCTTGTCGGCCTCCTGCCTTAGTTGCCCTCACCCAAACCAAAAAATTTAGTCTAAGATAAAACTTTACTAGTCTGCAAAATAGcttgctttgtctcttcttatCAGCCTGCTCAGCTACTTAGGTCATAAGTCAGATACTTGAAGAGCCCCTGAGCTCACTAGGATTGCAATGCATTGTGGGCTGCAACAAAATGCAGCAAGACCACCCTAAAGAAAACACCTAAAGCCGCAGCCCAACAACCAATAGGCGACGTCTGGGAAGATTGTGACCCCCCCTACCCCCCCCACAGTACTCAGCCTGTGAGGAACTAGGGGAGGGACCTGTGCACTAGGGGATAAGTTGCAGTTGAAACTGTGCTGGGTGTGCCTGCCCATCAGACATCCGATCTTGCAAGACTGTCACTAAAAGTCTCACTTTCACTGTTCTCCAGGTCTGAGTCCACTCTTTGGGTTTGGACAGGTGAATTTGTTTCTCCCAGAAATCGTGGCTATTGTTATCATTAATTATGCTTAATTATGGTTGGCTCTTTGGAGGTTAAAGGCTTGTGAATGCTGATCCacattttcccaaaataaaaaagGGCAAAGGTGAGTGGCACCTACCTGCCAGTAGCAAAGACGGCCAGGCCCACAGTGATATTCCGCCTTCTGTAATGTTTTTCCAGGACCCGCCTGTCAAAAGTCCCTTCCCATAGGATGGGAGCGAGCCAGTCTGTTTTCGTTATAACATCAGGGCGTTTTCTGTGGAACAAGAACCAAGTTAAACAGGGAGTGCTTTACTGAGGCGCCGGCAGCAGGTGCCGAGCAGTAGTGCCTAATGCTTAGAGAGCACCGACTGCGCACCCAGCTCCGTGTTTGAGTGCATTATCCCACTGGGTTCATCCTTGCAAAGCCCTATGCAGCGAGTGCCACCACCCCGATCTCGACGTGGGGAACCAGAGGCACACACGGTTGAGTAAGTTGCCTGACACTGCACAGTTAACACGTGGGGGTCGGGATGCCACACCCAGCCCACCTGGCTCCTGGGTTTGTGCGTTGCTCCCCCAACCACCTgcctttgaacccaggagctgcCTTTTCCGAGCTCTGACTGCAGCTCAAAATTAGGCAGCCCGGAGTCAGAACACTCTCCAATCATTCACTGACGCCAGGATGGGAGGCAGGAGATCACCTCCCTTACACAATGCCTTTATTTTCCCCtccttctctgctttctttttctctctccccttttccTACAAGTTTCTGGGGATGTCCTTTTTTCAGCTTCTCCCTCATGCTTTAGGCCCACCAGTGCAATCCAGCAGAAATGAGAGATGAGTCCAACAAGGGAGAGAGCCATCCGATTTGCCTTCAATACAACAAGACAACAGCAGGATTTAAGATAGGCTATtcaacatctgaaaatcaatgaatgtaaacCACCATATCGAAAGCTAGAGAAGATCAATCACATGCTCAACTCAGGAAAATGCACCCTACAAAGTTCAATgtccattcatgataaaagctcccagaaaaaaaaagtaatagaggGGAATCCCCTCAACTTgacaaagaacatctacaaataCCCTACAGCTCACACACTTcatagtgaaagactgaatgctttctcccTACAGTGAGGAACGTGGCAGTTCCAACATAGTGATAGCAGTTCTAGCcactgcaataaggcaagaaaatgaaataaaagccatcagattgggaaggaaaaaaacaacaccatccctatttgcagattacataattgtctacatagaaaatcctaaggaatctaaaaaaaaaacaaaatctcctaGAAATAACAAGTGAactcagcaaagtttcaagatacaagatcaacacattaaaaaattaatctcattACTATGAACAATGAACATGCAGAAAGTAATATTTAAAACACAATGCTATTTACagtttctccaaagaaaatgaaatactttgatATATCACTAACCaaaagcagtcactccccattcccttctcCCTACAATCCCTGCAACaactcatctactttctgtctctgtagatttgcctgttctggaaatatggctgaataatattccattggatGGCTAGACCAcgtttgtttatacattcattagttgatgaacatttgagttatttacactttctggctattatgaataatactgctattaaaattcatatgtgagtttttgtgtgaagatagatttttaattctcttgggtatatatctagaggtagaattgttgggtcatatggtaattctatggttaactttttgaggaactgacaaactgtcttccacaaaggctgcaccattttatattcccaccaaaagagtatatgaaatttcaaatttctccatatccttaccaacacttttatcttttttattccaGCCATCCTACTTTACACAACTTTATGCATCATAGAGTGTgaagtgctatctcattgtgaccttaatttgcatttccctgatgactaataatgttgagcatcttttcatgtgcttattggccattagtatatcttctttggagaaatggctattcagatcctttgcccattttaaattactatttgtcattttgttgtttaattataagaattatttatatattctggatattaggcccttatcagatacatgaattgcaaatgtttttcctgttctgtggattgtctttccattttcttgataaTGTTCTTTGATTCAtgaaagtttttagttttgatgaagtccactttacctatttttattgttgttgtacTTTTGACTCATCAGGTTGAggaaattcccttccatttctagtttgttgggtacttatttttttttaagtattgaattttgtccaatgctttttctgcatctattgagatgatcctgTGGTTTTTATATTCTGTATTCTATTAATACAGTGTATTACATTAATCAATTTTCATACATTGAACCAACCtggcattcctggaataaatcccactatGTAGTttatggtgtataatccttttttatatgttgctggattcagttttctaTAATAGTATTTTGCTGAAAAGTTTTGCATTTAAATTCATatgggatattggtctgtagttttcttgtgatacttttgtctggttttgatatcagggtaatactggtctAGAATGAGTTGAAaaatattcctttctcttttaatattttgaagagtTTGTGAAAgattgatattaattcttctttagcATTTGACATAGTTTACCAATGACATTTTGtatttctgggcttttctttgtagaAAGATTTTATTACTAATTGAATGTATTTACTTATTATAGCTCTAATcaaattttccctttctttagtctttctaggaatttcttCATTTCATATAGGTTATTTAATTTGTTAGCATACAATTAATCACAGTATTCCCTTATAATCCTTATTATTTCTGGGGGTTGGTGGTCATGTCCCCTCTTTCACTCCTAATTCTAGTAATTTCAGTTCTCCCTTTTTAGCTAGGTCAATCAAGTTACACTTTTGGCAaatttgtttgtcttttcaaaaaaccaattgTGGTTTTGTTAATTTCTCTAttattcttctattttctatttaattgatttgctcctctttttttcctgtgcttgctttagtattattttgttcttcttttctgattttcttaatgTATAAATTTTCCTTAATGTAtaaagtttaagaccagcctggtcaacacagcaagacctcatctctacaaaaaaatttaaaaattagcaggttaTTGACTTGAGATCTTTcattttaatgtaggcatttatagctataaatttctcaGTAAGCACTGCTTTTGCCACATCCCATAAGTTTGGCAtgtagtgtttttattttcaatcaccttaaaaattttttaatttcccttgtgattctTTTTTGATTATTTAGGAGTGAACTGTTAAATTTCCACACATCTATAAATTACCCAAATtactttctgttattgatttttaattttagaatttagaaaaaatgatcaaagaacatactttgtatgacttCAATCGTTTGAATTTACTGAGATTTTATTGTGCAACATATGGCTTATTCTGGGGAATGTCTCATGTGTGCTTGAGAATATATACTCTTCCCTTGTTAGGTGGTTCTATAGATGTTTGTGAGGCCTAGTTTGTCGTATTTTTAAGGCTTCTATTTCCTTGTTGATTAGTTGTTCTGTCTCTTATTGGAAGTGAAGTactgaagtctccagctattcttgttgaattgtcagtttctcccttcaattctgtcagtttttgcttcatgtgtttTAGGACTGTTATTAGAtgcaaatgtttatatatttgttgtATCTTATTGATGGATTGATCCTTTTGTCATTATAAAatgctccattttttttctctagtaacaatttttgtctttgtctattttgtctgatatttgtATAGAGTCACtttggctctcttttggttactgtttttATGGTATACACTTTTCAATTCTTTTAGTTAAACTAATTTGCATCTTTGAATCTAAAATGTCTCTTGTAGATggcatataaatatgtttttatacattctaacaatctctgccttttttaattggagtgttttacccatttacaaaatgtaataaaacttgacattttattttctacatgtcatgtaattttggccaggcatggtggctcacacctgtaatcccagcactttgggaggctaaggagggtggatcacgaggtcaggagatcgagaccatcctggctaacacggtgaaacgctgtctctactaaaaatacaaaaaaatcagccaggcgtggtggcaggcacctgtagtcccagctactcgggaggctgaggcaggagaatggtgtgaacccggcaggcagagcttgcagtgagccgagatcatgccactgcaccccagcctgggcaacagagcgagactctgtctcaaaaaaaaaaaaaaaaaaaaaaaaaaaagactacacaaAAGATGAAATATGAATGAATggtaaacatataaaaagatactcgggaggccgaggcaggtggatcacctgtggtcaggagttcaagaccagcctggccaacatgatgaaaccctgtctctactaaaaatacaaaaattagccaggtgtggtggcaggcacctgtaatcccagctactcaggaggctgaggcaggagaatcacttgaacccagaaggcagaggttgcagtgaactaagatcacaccattgcactccagcctgggcaacaagagcaaaactctgtctctacaaaaaaaaaaaaaaagatactcaaacaattacagaaatgcaaattgaattGAGATGCCTTAACTAGCAGCTTTGCCAAACATGAAAAAGCTAGTAATACTTTAGTTTATGCACTGTAGACAAGAAGATAAAATGGTACCattattaaaagtaaatttagcaatttaaaatttacatcaaaaattttaaatgtctgcatTCTTTGGCCTAATAACTTCATTTTAGAAATGTGTCTCACACAGGAAGTCATAtatctgtgtaaaaaaaaaaaagagttacattTAGTCACCAGAACTTTGCCTACAACAGCCCCCAAACTGTAAATAACCCCAAAGCTACATAGGAACACAACACAAAGTTGAAACTACATACACTTTACAAAGGATGAGGCTGCCCCTGAATGCTGCCACCAAAGTCAAGCAGCGTCATCAGGGCATTTTCAAGCTGGTTCCGAAGAGACTTTCTCGCACTGCATAAACCAGGAAAGCTAAGCCAGGTAGAGAGCGTCTGCTTCTTCGTGACCACCATCATCGCCTGGTTCTTGATCAACAGACCCTGGTTTGTTTATAAGAGCCTCAAAAATAAAACTCCAATTCTGGAAACCTCCCAGGAGAGCTGAATTTGGTGACTGGGGAAGAAAAACCTGTTACTTCAAATTGAAGTATGTTGTTTGTGTGTGCACGTAAACAGGCATTTTTGTTCTTACCTAGGATGAAACCAGTCTGAGAGCCGAAGTTCTTCTACTTGGCGATTCCTGGGTACAAAGAGAAAATCAAGTGATTACAAGGAGCCTGTTCAATGTTTATCGAGCCTGTGATGGGCAGGCCCTGTTTGGCGTTTCATCAACATGTGTCAACCCAAATCAGAGTCGGGGAAGCCTCCTGGAGAAGAGATATCTCAGCTGGGTGGGGAAGGGTATGAACTGGTCTAGGAAAGAGATGTAGGGAAAGGAGGTCATGGCCAAAGGCAGAATGTCAGGAAAGAGTATGGGTGTTGGGAGGAagactttttttaataaaaggagatgaacagatcagctaaaagaatgtatattcagaCAAAAACAtagatttaattaatttatttaccaAACATAAGTGGCTTTGCTATATGTTGTAaagaggtggggaggaggcaTCCAGAAGTTCATCTTTGATtctgtttgcatttattttgttatttattttaagagatgcGTTCCCActtgcatgatcatagctcactacagcctcaaacccctgagctcaagccatcctcccacctccacctccaaagtatctgggaccacaggcacaagctACCTCCCTTTGCATTTCAACACTGTATTCATCTAGAGTGTAATTGTGCTTTTAAGCTAATTATTCAATTAGCAAGCTTATTAGGCAACCTCTGTTTCATAACCCTGGgaggaattttgtttgtttgttttctgagacaggctctcactctgtcgcccaggctggagtgcagtggcatcatcacagctcactgcagcctcaacctcctgggctcaagcaatcctcccatctcagcctcccaggtagctgggcccacaggggtgtgccaccacgcccggctaacatttacattatttgtagagacagggtctccatgtGTTGCCTAGGATAGTAACCCTgggatatttttaagtaaaataaatgacttCAAGACCGTCTCCCTTTCTGGCATTATCATGAGTATCCTTGGCTGCAGACATTCCATGATTGGATTCCACAGGGGTAGATTCATCAAAATCCAAACTGTTCATGCCAGACTTCATCAAAAACATGAAACGACAAAGGGGGAACTTAATAAAAAGTCCCCATTCTTTGATCGTGCTGGTCTTATTAATTTCTGGGGCCCTGCAGAATGACCAGAGCAGAGAACAACCTTGGCTGAAGAGGGTTATTGtaacctaaggaaaaaaaatcaccctcgacagagattttttttttttcaaggcagagtcttgctctgtagcccagtctggagtgcagtggcgcaatcttagctcactgcaacctccacctcttgggttcaagtgattctcttgcctcagcacacccagtagctgagattacaggcacatgccccacacccagctattttttgtgtttttagtagagatggggtttcaccatgttggccaggaaggtctcaaactcctgatctcaaatgatccaccggcctcagcctcccaaagtgctgggattacaggcatgagccaccatgcccagcctgtcctGTCCTTTCTGTAACTAACCCCCAAATCCTCAAgctcaccacacacacatgcaaacacacatgcaagcacacacacacgtgcattaCATACACACCAGCCTACACATACGCAGACAGTGGTTTACTGTTTCCCCTGCCTCTTTCGCCATTAGGACCCAGTTGACCCCCTCCAGCCTTGCTTTGCAGTTTGTGGAATATTTAGACAACAAACATTCTCACCAGTTGAGATgccttttctatttaatatttttatttttatttttattttgagagggagtcttgctctgtctcccaggctggagtgcagtggcatgatctcagctcactgcaacctctgcctcctaggttcaagcaattctcctgcctcagcctcccgagtagctcagattacaggtgcccactgccacgcccggctaattttttttctttgtattttagtagagacagggccaggctgatctcgaactcctgacttcaggtgatctgcctgcctcagcctcccaaagtgctgggactacagacacgagccactgcacctggcctgagatTCCTTTTCTATAGAGAGGTTTGCCAGACGAAACACAGGACATCTATTCAGTTTAAGATAAGcaatgaataaatttttattgtaactattgcatgggacatacttcTGCTAAAAAACGATTCATTGTTTATCTGTAATTCAAATGTAACTGAGCATCCTGTATGTTTATTTCCTAAATGGATCAACCCAACCAGTGAATAACTCCttattctttaaataaacaaaaaaaaattatttaagtttcAAATTTGAACAAAGACCCATTGCAATTTCAACAACAAAATATCTAGAATCAAGATCCATTTATTTACGCATTTCTTACCAAATAATGAGTGAGCACCTCCTACATGCCAGGCCCCTGGCTGTGGTTCTGGGGTAGATGGCAGAATCCGTGCCATGGATTAGCATGTGGGTCCCTGTCCCCTTTCTGCTGAAGATTACCCCGTCATTATCCTCAAACAGATCATCTGAAACTCTTTATAACTGGCCATGCATCCTTTTCATTAAGGTACAATCCTCCAGGAGGACAAATGACACAAAATACGTGGCACCAAAGCAGTGGGGGTggtcattttgttttgctttttgagacagagtctcactctgtctcccaggctggagtgcagtggtgcgatttcagctcactgcaacctccgcctcccagattcaagctattctcctgcctcagcctccccagtagctgggattacaggtgcccaccaccataccctgctaatttttgtatttttagtagagacagggttttgccatgtcagccagctggtcttgaactcctgacctcaagtgatcagcctgcctctgcctcccaaagtgttggaattacaggcatgagccaccacgcctggccttgtttttcctttccttttttttttttttttgcatgatttatttttactttatttccccTTTTTTGTTTCAATCAgctttatttttagagaagaTTCAGCTTTACAAAAACATTCTAAAGCTAGCATGCGGAATCCCCTGCACTCACCCAGTTTccactattattaacatcttgcttTAGTAGGGTACTTTTGTTCCAATTCACGAAGCAACACTGATGTTCTATTGTTAACAAGAGTCCATACTTTGGTTGGATTTTCTTGTTTTCCcctaatgtctctttttttttcaggatccCACCCAGCATGCCACACTCCACTCAGCCTCCTGTCTGGATCCCACCCAGCATGCCACACTCCACTCAGCCTCCTGTCTGCACAGGATCCTCTTGACTGCAGCCGCCTCTCAGACCCCATCATGCCTCCCGGTGATGCTGACCTTGCCCGCCTGGCTAGGGTTCTGTTTTCAGGTTTCTCCACGCAAAGACTGCTCTTTCTCCCCATTTTCTTTATAAGGAAGCTCTGCGCGCAACCCACACTTCAGGACTGGAGCATCAGGTTCTGTGTTGTTGGTAGTGGAGAATCTACAGATGtgatttggaattcttctgcatatgggaaatttgtctcttctcccttcttccttccttctgtccttccaaCATCCAGCCaacctgtcttccttcctttcttccttctttttgttcCTCCAATCATTCATTTACATCAGTATGAATTTGTGGAAGTTCGTTtcatactttgggttataattcaatgttactttcttttcttgctcAAATGGCTTCAGCTTTGGCCATCAGGAGCTCTCCCAGTTAGCTCCCATGTCCTATTTAAGTGACATACTCCCTTCAATACAGAATTTGTAAAAAATCCCTTCCAACCTTCCTGGCACTATGAGATGCTCTGGGCTCATCTTGAAAATCTCCTGCTGGAATCTAGAACCACCCACTTCTCCAAGAAGCCTTGGTTGCTTTCTTGGAGAATGGTGCTAGAAACCAAGATCTGCTGCTTTCCTGGAAAAT from Pongo abelii isolate AG06213 chromosome 13, NHGRI_mPonAbe1-v2.0_pri, whole genome shotgun sequence includes these protein-coding regions:
- the GLT6D1 gene encoding putative glycosyltransferase 6 domain-containing protein 1, with the protein product MNSKRMLLLVLFAFSLMLAERYFRNRQVEELRLSDWFHPRKRPDVITKTDWLAPILWEGTFDRRVLEKHYRRRNITVGLAVFATGRFAEEYLRPFLHSANKHFMTGYRVIFYIMVDAFFKLPDIEPSPLRTFKLFKVATERWWLDGPLVHVKSLGEHITSHIQDEVDLLFSMAANQVFQNEFGVETLGPLVAQLHAWWYFRNTKNFPYERRPTSAACIPFGQGDFYYGSLMVGGTPHNILDFIKEYLNGVIHDIKNGLNSTYEKHLNKYFYLNKPTKLLSPEYSWDLAFSPPPQIQYVKVAHDSQRKL